One segment of Pseudonocardia sp. T1-2H DNA contains the following:
- a CDS encoding response regulator transcription factor, producing the protein MTPAAPQSSPPPPAPAQPSWRRVRPGRRALSKREREVLTLVVQGLTNKEIGGRLFLSEDTVKTHVRRIIAALEAKDRTNAAALAVHRRLLPDLQLQD; encoded by the coding sequence ATGACCCCCGCAGCACCGCAGTCCTCCCCGCCGCCGCCGGCCCCGGCACAGCCGTCCTGGCGCCGCGTCCGACCTGGCCGCCGAGCCCTGTCGAAGCGCGAACGGGAGGTCCTGACCCTCGTCGTGCAGGGCCTGACGAACAAGGAGATCGGCGGCCGCCTGTTCCTCTCCGAGGACACGGTGAAGACGCACGTCCGCAGGATCATCGCCGCCTTGGAGGCGAAGGACCGCACGAACGCCGCCGCCCTGGCCGTGCACCGGCGGTTGCTGCCGGACCTGCAACTCCAGGACTGA
- a CDS encoding helix-turn-helix domain-containing protein, which produces MTAPRRIAVPLPGNSHKRHALRVARGLPSPLIPAGPVQDHLAKLVGWGLTSKSIADAANVSRVMVDNHIHRLQPTIFRHYAAALLTVSYMPHPAQEFVLAVGSRRRVQALAANGHPLGSIVEPVGVYNIHNLRTMVEKATLRAEYQRAIFALYEQLEHVPGPSKRARTWAGKNGWVGPMAWEPETIDDPDAGPLEYQRSTETVVDLADVAELAEQGLDEAGICARLNCTPDDILRARRVEWNRRASETRAKYPPEVLADIRSRPADQSSEQIARELGMPRSTVSNIRAGRIRPTG; this is translated from the coding sequence ATGACCGCGCCCCGCAGGATCGCCGTGCCGCTGCCCGGCAACTCCCACAAGCGCCACGCGCTCCGAGTCGCCCGCGGCCTACCGTCGCCCCTCATCCCGGCCGGGCCGGTGCAGGATCACCTGGCGAAGCTCGTCGGCTGGGGGCTGACGTCGAAGTCCATCGCGGACGCCGCGAACGTCTCCCGGGTGATGGTCGACAACCACATCCACCGCCTGCAGCCGACGATCTTCCGGCACTACGCGGCCGCGCTCCTCACCGTCAGCTACATGCCGCACCCGGCGCAGGAGTTCGTGCTGGCCGTCGGGTCCCGCCGCCGCGTGCAGGCGCTCGCGGCGAACGGGCACCCCCTCGGCTCGATCGTCGAACCGGTCGGCGTCTACAACATCCACAACCTGCGGACGATGGTCGAGAAGGCGACCCTGCGCGCCGAGTACCAGCGCGCCATCTTCGCCCTCTACGAGCAGCTCGAACACGTCCCCGGGCCGTCGAAGCGGGCCCGCACCTGGGCCGGTAAGAACGGCTGGGTCGGGCCGATGGCGTGGGAACCGGAGACCATCGACGACCCGGACGCCGGGCCCCTCGAGTACCAGCGCTCCACGGAGACGGTCGTCGACCTCGCCGACGTCGCCGAGCTCGCCGAGCAGGGCCTCGACGAGGCCGGTATCTGCGCCCGCCTGAACTGCACGCCCGACGACATCCTCCGGGCCCGCCGCGTCGAGTGGAACCGGCGCGCCAGCGAGACACGGGCGAAGTACCCGCCCGAGGTCCTCGCCGACATCAGGTCCAGGCCCGCCGACCAGTCCAGCGAGCAGATCGCCCGCGAGCTGGGCATGCCGCGCTCCACCGTCTCCAACATCCGGGCCGGCCGGATCCGGCCGACCGGGTAG